One genomic window of Pocillopora verrucosa isolate sample1 chromosome 8, ASM3666991v2, whole genome shotgun sequence includes the following:
- the LOC131791057 gene encoding uncharacterized protein — protein MAAKNAHGSTDDENRKRRLSQYLPFEATETPKWGKKEDVSVQEMIEKILSHLREWEEIKDRYDEELIDKVQKQFLVEFIFHVNMEEEKGFSTFEETDKFLTHLYARDGSLQRQLSIKEQETLNLRNAYEHLLAKIKKEERSGDYGLVEASLLKETHGMLMKGIKIPKGMTKPGIFSKITREVVYKGEKYVYQKPEDMESAVGKLLDQCNVMFDYCIKDGLKDSYDLYSLFKTCAWLLFELLDLHPFSDGNGRLCRILCSYMLSKFTPFPTPVYNVWTNSCKDDYMDALVAARKSEQRHPCDLTTMIIECSYHGWKKFKDAIKENTLQDKSVPSGKTC, from the coding sequence ATGGCTGCCAAGAATGCACACGGAAGTACTGATGATGAGAACAGAAAGAGACGACTGTCACAATACTTACCTTTTGAGGCAACTGAAACTCCTAAGTGGGGTAAAAAAGAAGATGTTTCAGTCCAGGAGATGATAGAAAAAATACTGAGTCATCTCAGAGAGTGGGAAGAAATCAAAGATAGATACGATGAAGAGCTGATCGACAAAGTCCAGAAGCAGTTTCTTGTCGAATTTATTTTCCACGTGAACATGGAAGAGGAAAAGggtttttcaacttttgaagaaaCCGATAAATTTCTAACACATCTCTACGCCCGAGACGGTAGTTTGCAACGTCAACTCTCTATTAAAGAACAAGAAACTCTTAACTTAAGGAACGCTTATGAACATTTGTTGGCAAAAATCAAGAAGGAAGAACGATCGGGTGATTACGGCCTTGTGGAAGCAAGTTTACTCAAAGAAACACATGGTATGCTTATGAAAGGTATTAAAATCCCAAAAGGCATGACAAAACCAGGAATATTCAGCAAAATCACTCGAGAAGTGGTAtataaaggagaaaaatatgtGTATCAAAAACCAGAAGACATGGAAAGTGCTGTAGGCAAATTATTAGACCAATGCAATGTCATGTTCGACTATTGTATCAAAGATGGCCTCAAGGATTCTTACGACTTGTACTCTCTGTTCAAAACTTGTGCTTGGTTACTTTTTGAACTTTTAGATCTGCATCCATTTTCAGATGGCAATGGTAGACTTTGTCGTATTCTTTGCAGCTATATGCTGTCAAAGTTTACTCCTTTTCCAACCCCGGTCTACAATGTGTGGACAAATTCGTGCAAAGATGACTACATGGATGCTTTAGTTGCTGCCCGGAAGTCTGAACAGAGGCATCCTTGTGATTTGACAACCATGATAATAGAGTGCAGTTATCATggctggaaaaaattcaaagatgcTATCAAAGAAAACACCCTTCAGGACAAAAGTGTTCCCTCTGGAAAAACATGTTGA